One part of the Eulemur rufifrons isolate Redbay chromosome 16, OSU_ERuf_1, whole genome shotgun sequence genome encodes these proteins:
- the FKBP4 gene encoding peptidyl-prolyl cis-trans isomerase FKBP4 produces MTAEEMKAAESGAQSAPLPLEGVDLSPKQDEGVLKVIKREGTGTETPMIGDRVFVHYTGWLLDGTKFDSSLDRKDKFSFDLGKGEVIKAWDIAIATMKVGEVCHITCKPEYAYGSAGSPPKIPPNATLMFEVELFEFKGEDLTEDEDGGIIRRIQTRGEGYARPNEGAVVEVALEGYYKDQLFDQRELHFEVGEGESLDLPCGLERVIQRMEKGEHSIVYLKPSYAFGSVGKEKFQIPPFAELKYKLHLKNFEKAKESWEMSSEEKLEQSTIVKERGTVYFKEGKYKQALLQYKKIVSWLEYESSFSTEEAQKAQALRLASHLNLAMCHLKLQAFSAAIESCNKALELDSNNEKGLFRRGEAHLAVNDYDLARADFQKVLQLYPSNKAAKAQLAVCQQRIRKQLAREKKLYANMFERLAEEESKAKAEIAAGDHPTDTEMKDVQKNNMAGSQSQVETEA; encoded by the exons ATGACCGCTGAGGAGATGAAGGCGGCCGAGAGTGGGGCGCAGTCGGCGCCGCTGCCCCTCGAGGGAGTGGACCTCAGCCCCAAGCAAGATGAAGGCGTGCTAAAG GTCATCAAGCGAGAGGGCACAGGCACAGAGACGCCCATGATTGGGGACCGAGTCTTTGTCCACTACACTGGCTGGCTGTTAGATGGCACAAAGTTTGACTCCAGTCTGGATCGCAAGGACAAATTCTCCTTTGACCTGGGAAAAG GTGAGGTCATCAAGGCTTGGGACATTGCCATAGCAACCATGAAGGTGGGGGAAGTGTGCCACATCACCTGCAAACCAGAATACGCCTACGGTTCAGCAGGCAGCCCTCCAAAGATCCCCCCCAATGCCACGCTTATGTTTGAG GTGGAGTTGTTTGAGTTCAAGGGAGAGGACCTGACAGAAGATGAAGATGGTGGAATCATCCGCAGAATACAGACTCGGGGTGAAGGCTATGCCAGGCCCAACGAGGGTGCTGTCGTGGAGG TTGCACTGGAAGGGTACTACAAGGACCAGCTCTTTGACCAGCGTGAACTCCACTTTGAGGTCGGCGAGGGGGAGAGTCTGGATCTGCCTTGTGGGCTGGAGAGGGTCATTCAGCGCatggagaaaggagaacattCCATTGTGTACCTCAAGCCCAG CTATGCTTTTGGCAGTGTTGGGAAGGAAAAGTTCCAAATCCCACCATTTGCTGAGCTGAAATACAAATTACACCTCAAGAATTTTGAGAAG GCCAAGGAGTCTTGGGAGATGAGTTCAGAGGAGAAGCTGGAACAGAGCACCATAGTGAAAGAGCGGGGCACTGTGTACTTCAAG GAAGGCAAGTACAAGCAAGCTTTGCTACAGTACAAGAAGATTGTGTCCTGGCTGGAATACGAGTCAAGTTTTTCCACTGAGGAGGCACAGAAGGCACAAGCCCTCCGACTGGCCTCCCACCTCAACCTGGCCATGTGTCATCTGAAACTGCAGGCCTTCTCGGCTGCCATTGAAAGCTGTAACAAG GCGTTGGAACTGGACAGCAACAATGAAAAGGGCCTCTTCCGCCGGGGAGAGGCCCACCTGGCCGTGAATGACTATGACCTGGCACGGGCTGACTTCCAGAAGGTCCTGCAGCTCTACCCCAGCAACAAAGCCGCCAAAGCCCAGCTGGCAGTGTGCCAGCAGCGGATCCGCAAGCAGCTTGCCCGGGAGAAGAAGCTCTACGCCAACATGTTTGAGAGGCTGGCTGAGGAGGAGAGCAAG GCCAAGGCAGAAATAGCTGCAGGAGACCATCCCACTGACACAGAGATGAAGGACGTGCAGAAGAACAACATGGCAGGGAGCCAGTCTCAGGTGGAGACAGAAGCAtag